Proteins co-encoded in one Cinclus cinclus chromosome 17, bCinCin1.1, whole genome shotgun sequence genomic window:
- the TCN2 gene encoding transcobalamin-2, with translation MSRAGRGCPRSPRLRLSQSSVPFVLTRPRRAEAASRHTFPVHPAAPGSAHPAAPGCPVGLCRAVSPPVAPSRVPLSCSSMWLPLVLLLLLPAVPPARCCELPESSAGAVRALSARLLGLAGDPVRDPDPAVYLALRLAREHDLRLEQRYLERLQDIFQHPYGRSLQAHGHSQWDAEHSGSVAEPLHTGQLALYLLGLRATCPPPHPRRSLVTWLKYYLEEDWTGSRRHGHPLTSYYQYGLGVLALCVHHKRVREEVIRRLLTAQHHGRLGHGGNAVDTEAVVALAFTCLEQRRLVGTELVAELQAATHRASKSMAEVQGPDGIIGNIYSTPWAMQVFLATGTCQTEPVFSQAMAALLKNLEAFGTAATMAQVLPVLHGRSYLDIASMHCQEEPDTLTPLDMEPLPEVPGNKTVQLVVECPLPWCYDLRLYDRPVPVPASASLLDVLQAAALLEPHDFKFHTQDTPQGPFLTQVLGLEARQEKRNYWQLLTAPNTSLQMGIADYRPQDGETLILRLSEW, from the exons AAAGTTCTGTCCCATTTGTGCTGACTCGGCCCCGGCGTGCGGAAGCGGCCTCTCGCCACACCTTCCCGGTTCATCCTGCCGCTCCCGGCTCGGCTCATCCTGCCGCTCCCGGCTGTCCGGTGGGGCTGTGCCGAGCTGTGTCGCCCCCTGTGGCCCCCtcccgtgtccccctgtcctgctccagcatgTGGCTGCCGCTcgtcctgctgctgttgctgcccGCGGTCCCGCCCGCCCGGTGCTGCG AGCTCCCGGAGAGCTCGGCAGGCGCCGTGCGGGCGCTGAGTGCgcggctgctggggctggcggGGGACCCCGTGCGGGACCCTGACCCCGCCGTGTACCTGGCCCTGCGCCTGGCCCGCGAGCACGACCTGCGGCTGGAGCAGCGGTACCTGGAGCGGCTGCAGGACATCTTCCAGCACCCCTATGGCAG GAGCCTGCAGGCCCATGGCCACTCCCAATGGGATGCTGAGCACAGCGG GAGCGTGGCAGAGCCCCTGCACACAGGGCAGCTGGCACTGTACCTGCTAGGGCTGCGGGCCACCtgtcccccaccccatccccgTCGCTCACTGGTGACGTGGCTCAAGTACTATCTGGAGGAGGACTGGACAG GCTCCCGGCGGCACGGCCACCCCCTCACCAGTTACTACCAGTACGGGCTGGGTGTGCTGGCGCTGTGTGTGCACCACAAGCGGGTGCGGGAGGAGGTGATCCGGCGGCTCCTCACGGCACAGCACCATGGAAGGCTCGGGCACGGTGGCAATGCTGTGG ACACCGAGGCTGTGGTGGCACTGGCCTTCACttgcctggagcagaggaggtTGGTGGGGACTGAGCTGGTGGccgagctccaggcagccacaCACAGGGCCAGCAAGAGCATGGCCGAGGTCCAGGGCCCTGATGGCATCATTGGCAACATCTACAGCACCCCATGGGCCATGCAG gTGTTCCTGGCCACAGGCACATGCCAGACAGAGCCGGTGTTCAGCCAGGCCATGGCTGCACTGCTGAAGAACCTGGAAGCCTTCGGCACTGCTGCCACCATGGCCCAggtgctgccagtgctgcacGGCCGCTCTTACCTGGACATTGCCTCCAtgcactgccaggaggagccaG ACACGCTGACACCCCTGGACATGGAGCCCCTGCCTGAGGTGCCAGGGAACAAGACGGTGCAGCTGGTGGTGgagtgtcccctgccctggtgCTATGACCTCCGGCTCTACGACCGCCCCGTGCCCGTGCCCGCTTCTGCTTCCCTCCTGGATGTGCTGCAGGCGGCTGCTCTGCTGGAACCCCATGACTTCAA GTTCCACACCCAGGACACCCCCCAGGGCCCCTTCCTGACccaggtgctggggctggaggctcGGCAGGAGAAGCGGAACTACTGGCAGCTCCTGACTGCACCCAACACCTCCCTGCAGATGG GTATTGCAGACTACAGACCACAAGATGGGGAGACCCTCATTCTGCGCCTCAGCGAGTGGTAG